GTTTGGAAGGAGAATTATTAAAGGATTATATTTCAAATTCTAATTTAGAAAAAGTGGTTAAGCTTAAAGGGAATCAACCTAAAGATGTTGTAAAAGATGCCTATCAAGGCAGTCATTTTGTTATTTTACCTTCTAAAAGTGAAGGTTGGCCAAAAGCTATTGCCGAAGGTATGTTTTGGGGTTGTGTTCCAATTGCTACTGCAGTTTCATGTGTACCTTTTATGTTAGATTTTGGAAATAGAGGATTATTGTTACAAATGAATTTGGAAGAAGATGTTCAACAATTAATAACTCTTTTAAACAATGAATCAGGCTTTTTAGACAAAAGTAAAAAGGCTTCTGATTGGTCTAGAAATTATACTCTTGATGTTTTTGAAGTTGAAATAAAAAAAATGTTACTGCAATGAGAATTGTCCAATTAATAGATTCTTTAGAAGCGGGTGGAGCTGAGCGAATGGCTGTCAATTATGCGAATGCTTTAGTAAAGGAGGTTAAATTTTCGGGATTAGTTGCTACTCGAAAAGAAGGCTCTTTAGTAAATCAAATTAATCCAAATGTTTTCTATTTGTTTTTAAATAAAAGAGGGAAGCTTGATTTTAGAGCTCTTTTTAGATTGCGGTCTTTTGTTTTGAAAAATAAAGTAACTCATCTTCATGCACATAGTACTTCTTTTTTCTTTGCTTTTTTGCTGAAACTTATTCTTCCATCGTTACTTATAATTAGACATGATCATTATGGGAATAATGAATTTTTAGCAACAAGACCTTCTTTGATATTAAAAAGAACAGCTTCTTTTTTTAAGGGTGTTATTGCAGTAAATCAAAATCTTAAAAATTGGTCTGAGAATGTAGTTAAGGCTAATAATGTTATTTATTTGCCTAATTTCCCAATAGAGGAGACTAATGTTGTGAACCAGACAGTTTTAATGGGAATTCATGAAAAACGCATTATATCTTTGGCTAATTTAAGAGAACAAAAAAATCATTTTTTACTGTTAAATGTGGCAAAAAAGTTAAAAAAAACTAATCCAGATTGGACTTTTCATTTGATTGGTAAAGATTTTGAAGACGAGTATGCAATTCAAATAAAAAAATTGATTGAAGAATATGATTTAAAAAATAATGTTTTTCTTTATGGTTCCAAAGAGGATGTAGGACATATTCTCGATCAGGCGTCAATTGCAATTTTGACCTCAAAATCAGAAGGATTACCTGTTGCTCTTTTGGAGTACGGTTTATACAAAAAAGCAGTTGTTGTTACTCAAGTGGGGGAAATTCCTATGATTGTTCAAAATGGGAAGAATGGATTTATTGTTGAGACTGAAAGATCAGATTTATTTTATCAAGCTTTGGTCAATTTGATAGAAAATGAAACTTTGCGAGTTGATTTTGGTAAAGCTCTTTTTGATACAATTCAAACTGAATATGCTGAAGAAAGCGTTATGAAAAAATATTTAAATTGGTTGAAATAAATTGAAATGAAAAAAGAAGAAGTATCTTATATCTATTTATTACTGTTTCATGCTTTTCTTGGGGTATTGATATTTGTATTGCCGTTTATCTCAAAAATATATACAATAGCAATATTAATTTTTGGGATTTATTATATTATCAAGAGTAAAAATAAAAATAATGAGGTTCTTGTAATATCGGCCTATGTTGTCAGTGTTGAAGTTCTTTTAAGAATGACAGATGGAATGATTTTAAATGAATTTGGTAAATATTCAGTTCTAATTTTTATGTTTCTGGGAATGATTTATTCAGGGTTTTCTAAAAATGCATTACTGTATTGGCTTTTTTTGTTGTTACTTATTCCAGGAGTTATTTTGGCAACACTTACTTTAGATTTTGATACCAATGTTAGGAAAGCAATTGCATTTAATTTAACAGGTCCAGTTTGTTTGGCATTTAGTGCAATATACTGCTATCAAAGAAAAATATCTTTTGATCGATTATTGGGCGTAATTACAGCATTTTCGTTGCCCTTAATTGCGGTTTCTGTTTATTTGTTTTTATATACACCAAGTGTAAGAGATGTAGTTACAGGAACTCAATCTAATTTTGAAACTTCAGGAGGATTTGGACCAAATCAGGTATCAACTATATTAGGACTAGGGGTTTTTATATTTTTTGTTCAGTTAGTTTTTAACTCCAAAAGTAAATTATTGCAACTGGTAAATATTGGTTTTGTTATGGTTTTTGCTTTTAGAGGAATTGTGACATTTTCTAGGGGAGGAATTATTACAGCGTTGATGATGGTTTTTATTCTGTTGGTTGTAATTTATTTTCAGGCCAATGAAAAAACAAAACCTAAAATAGGTTTGATAATTATACTGTCATTTATAATAGGAATCGGGGTTTGGGGATATAGTTCTCTCCAAACAGGTGGATTAATAAATAAACGATATGCTAATCAAGATGCACGAGGTAGGGAAAAGAAAAGTAAATTATCAGGGAGAGAAACTCTTATAGCTACTGAAATGCAAATGTTTTTTGATAATCCTATTTTAGGTGTAGGGGTAGGAAGGAATAAGGAAATTAGAGAAAAAGAAACAGGAATTGCATCTGCTTCTCATAATGAAATTACTAGAATGCTAGCTGAACATGGTTCTCTTGGTTTGATTGATTTAATTGTTTTATTGTGTACACCGCTGTTTTTATTTATGATTAATCGTCAAAATATTTTGGCACTTTCTTTTTTAGTTTTTTGGTTGTTAACGATCAATCATGCTGCTATGCGATTAGCAGCACCAGCTTTTGTTTATGCACTTTCATTATTAAAAGTCTATACTATTGAAAAACCTGTTATACATAGGGAATAAATTATCCAAGCATGGAGTTACTCCAACTACTATCGAAACTCTTGGTCCCCTTTTGGAGCAAGAAGGCTTTAGAATATGGTATAGTTCATCTCAAAAAAACCAAGGATTACGATTAATAATCATGTTGTGGAGTGTTTTTCAATATAGAAAAGTTGATTGTGTTCTTATTGATACTTACAGTACTGCCAATTTTTGGTATGCATTTGCAATTTCTCAATTGTGTCGCTTTTTAAAAATAAAGTACATTCCTATTTTACACGGAGGTAATTTATCTTTAAGATTGAAGAAGAATCCGAAAATGTGTGAAATGATTTTCAAACATTCTTTTCAGAATGTTGCTCCCTCTCTCTTTTTGATTAGTGAATTCAAAGCTAATGGATATGAAAATATAATTCATATTCCAAATGCAATTGAATTGGATAGATATCCTTTTTTGAAAAGAGAAAAAGCAATTCCTAATTTATTATGGGTTCGTTCTTTTGCGCAACTATACAATCCTGTAATGGCTGTTGAAGTATTTGCTTCTTTAAAAGAAAAATATCCAGAAGCTACACTTTGTATGGTTGGACCCGAAAAAGATGGTAGTTTATTAGAAACCAAAAAACGAGCTAAAGAACTTAATGTCGAAGTACTTTTTACAGGGAAATTATCTAAGAAAGATTGGATTGTTCTGTCTGAAAATTATTCTATTTTTATAAATACAACCCATTTTGACAATATGCCAGTAAGTGTGATTGAAGCTATGTCTCTAGGTTTAGCTGTTGTTTCTACTAATGTTGGAGGTATTCCATTTTTGGTAGAAAACGAAAAAGAGTCTCTATTGGTACCCGATGAAGATATGGATCAAATGACGAGGTCAATCGTTAGATTAATTGAAGATCCTTATTTGTATAATGAAATTATAACTAATGCTAGAAATAAATCAAAACATTTTGGATGGCAGGAAGTTAAGTTAAAATGGTTAGCTATTTTAAAATAAAGAAGGTTTGTTTTTTATATAATAACTAACTTGCAACTAAATTCAACTCTTTAAAGAATGAGTAATTCAAAAAAAATGCATTTCGAAATATCCGAACGTAAACTGCTTTTACGGATTTTTGATGTAGTTTTTGTGTTATTAGGTTTGTATTGTCTTGGGTTTATTCCAGAATTTAATTATTTTCAATTCTCATTAATCAATTACTATTGGGTTATTGTTTTAGCTATTTATATTAGTGTTTTTGGGGCGATTTTTGAAATGTATAATCTTCAAGTTGCAAGTAACCATTTTCAAGCATTACGTAGTACAATTTTGACGACTACTTCTTCTGTAATATGTTATTTATTAACACCAATTTTTTCTCCTCAATTACCTAAAAATCGTTTGCAATTATTACTTTTTTATATTGTCTTTTTTATCGCATTGTATGCCTGGAGAATGATTTATGTTCGTTTTTTGGCCTCCAATAGGTTTATCCAAAATGCAGTTTTAGTATGTGATAAAGATCAAGTAGAAGAACTTGTTTCAGGACTAGAAAGTGTTGATCCTCATTATAGAATAGTAGGATATATAAATTCGGATAGTGATTCGACTTCCCAATTTGAACTTCAGCATGTAAGATGTATTGAAATAAATGATTTAAGTTCTTTTGTTGCTAAAAATGGTATTTCCGAAATAGTTGTTGCTTCTCAAAAAACAGATGGAATTACTGCAGATTTATACCATCAGCTACTCCATTTATTAGAATCGGGTAAGAGTATTAGAGAATATACTCAGGTATATGAAAGTAAAACGCAACGGATTCCAGTTCAGTATATTTCGAGAGATTTTTATCGTTTTTTTCCTTTCAGTCGCAGTAATCATAATAAATTATATTTATTATCTATTCGATTGTCTGAAATTGTTTTGTCATTAATTGGACTAAGTATTGGTTTTGTTTTAATTCCTATAATCCTTATTGGAAATGCTTTTTGGAATAAAGGAAAATTGTTTTATACTCAAAAAAGAGTAGGCAAAGATGGGGTTGTTTTTAAAATAATCAAATTTAGGACGATGATAAAAAATGCTGAAAAATCGGGAGCAGTTTTTGCCCAAATAAATGATTCCAGAGTAACTAAATTTGGAAAGTTTTTAAGAAAAACTAGAATTGACGAATTTCCACAATTTATTAATATTTTAAAAGGTGATATGGCTGTGATTGGGCCAAGACCTGAGCGGCCAGAATTTGTGAATAAAATTGCAGAAATAATGCCGTTTTATGAAACCCGACATATCATTAAACCAGGTCTTACTGGTTGGGCACAAGTCAATTATTCGTATGGAGAAAAACTTGAAGACAGCTTGATAAAACTTCAGTATGATTTGTATTATATCAAACATCGGAGTATTTATTTAGATTTAGATATTGCTTTCAAAACCATCTCCACTATTTTGTTTTATAGAGGTCAGTAAATATTAAATAATTATTGGAATACGTTTTTTGTTCTTAATAGCTAATCGAGTTAGAACAAATAAATTGGTTATAAGAACGGGTGAAACAATAAGTAAATGAATTTTTGTAATGATGAAACAGAAATACATGAGCATCATCACAATATTGAAAAAAGCCAATTTGTATGTCCATTTTGAATTTTTTGCTAGCACAAAATATAAAACAAGTAAAAGCGTAGGATTGAATAAAAGTATGTTGTAATTGTATCCTAATTCCTGATGAGAGGAATAAAAGCCTAAAAAGACAAAAAGTAAGCCCAGTAGTCCTATAATCGATAAATAAGTATAATCGATGCTTTTCTTGTTTATTAGGGTTACGAATCCTAAAATAAAGAGATAAGTATAACAGTTATTCCACAAAGAAGTTGGAGTTTCTTCTTCAAAATTTAATATCGTTTTGTTTGCTTTAGATAAAGGTTGGTTATTATATTGAATAAGTTGTAAGCTTTTTTGAAGTTCAAAAGGCAAGAATATTTTAGTCCCCATTTGATCCACTTTAGTTCCAAATACAATACTTGTACCCAGTTTCTCATAAAAATGATTGTTGAAATAAGGAAATAAAATAGATCTGTACGTTTGATCGGTATCTACTTTTTTGGTGATTACTTTTGCTTTTAATGATTTATTAATCACGTCAACTACCTTCGAGGTACAGTTGTTATCAATAAATTTATATTGGTACAAACGTTCATCCGATAACATGGATTGGGCTAAGTTTTCAAATAATTGTTGTTTCAGTGCCAATGGAATATTTAACTCTTGTTCGTAAACATCTCTTTTTTCATAATTGTACTGATTAATAAAATCAATATAACGAGTGTTTACTATAAAATAATCCAAATCTCCTTTTGTAAATTGCATTGCAAAATTAGGAGTGTCAAAGTCGAATGCGCCATAATTATACACCACATCAAGATTGTTCTCAATATCACGAACTCGTATGGCTGTATGTCCAAATAAGGAATAGAGTTCATTTCCAAGACCGCAGGTCATTACGCTTACAGAAGCATTTTTAGATAAGATAACATCTTGAGAAAAAGCATTATAAATCGAACTCAATAAAAGAATAGAAACTAATATTTTTTTAAGAAGTGTAGTTTTCATTTTGCTGTTTTTTTAGATGTTAAGATGGGTTCAAAAATAATCAAAGTTAGTTTCTAAAAAGAGATAAATCAATT
The Flavobacterium sp. 5 DNA segment above includes these coding regions:
- a CDS encoding glycosyltransferase — translated: MRIVQLIDSLEAGGAERMAVNYANALVKEVKFSGLVATRKEGSLVNQINPNVFYLFLNKRGKLDFRALFRLRSFVLKNKVTHLHAHSTSFFFAFLLKLILPSLLIIRHDHYGNNEFLATRPSLILKRTASFFKGVIAVNQNLKNWSENVVKANNVIYLPNFPIEETNVVNQTVLMGIHEKRIISLANLREQKNHFLLLNVAKKLKKTNPDWTFHLIGKDFEDEYAIQIKKLIEEYDLKNNVFLYGSKEDVGHILDQASIAILTSKSEGLPVALLEYGLYKKAVVVTQVGEIPMIVQNGKNGFIVETERSDLFYQALVNLIENETLRVDFGKALFDTIQTEYAEESVMKKYLNWLK
- a CDS encoding glycosyltransferase family 4 protein; protein product: MKNLLYIGNKLSKHGVTPTTIETLGPLLEQEGFRIWYSSSQKNQGLRLIIMLWSVFQYRKVDCVLIDTYSTANFWYAFAISQLCRFLKIKYIPILHGGNLSLRLKKNPKMCEMIFKHSFQNVAPSLFLISEFKANGYENIIHIPNAIELDRYPFLKREKAIPNLLWVRSFAQLYNPVMAVEVFASLKEKYPEATLCMVGPEKDGSLLETKKRAKELNVEVLFTGKLSKKDWIVLSENYSIFINTTHFDNMPVSVIEAMSLGLAVVSTNVGGIPFLVENEKESLLVPDEDMDQMTRSIVRLIEDPYLYNEIITNARNKSKHFGWQEVKLKWLAILK
- a CDS encoding O-antigen ligase: MKKEEVSYIYLLLFHAFLGVLIFVLPFISKIYTIAILIFGIYYIIKSKNKNNEVLVISAYVVSVEVLLRMTDGMILNEFGKYSVLIFMFLGMIYSGFSKNALLYWLFLLLLIPGVILATLTLDFDTNVRKAIAFNLTGPVCLAFSAIYCYQRKISFDRLLGVITAFSLPLIAVSVYLFLYTPSVRDVVTGTQSNFETSGGFGPNQVSTILGLGVFIFFVQLVFNSKSKLLQLVNIGFVMVFAFRGIVTFSRGGIITALMMVFILLVVIYFQANEKTKPKIGLIIILSFIIGIGVWGYSSLQTGGLINKRYANQDARGREKKSKLSGRETLIATEMQMFFDNPILGVGVGRNKEIREKETGIASASHNEITRMLAEHGSLGLIDLIVLLCTPLFLFMINRQNILALSFLVFWLLTINHAAMRLAAPAFVYALSLLKVYTIEKPVIHRE
- a CDS encoding DUF4105 domain-containing protein gives rise to the protein MKTTLLKKILVSILLLSSIYNAFSQDVILSKNASVSVMTCGLGNELYSLFGHTAIRVRDIENNLDVVYNYGAFDFDTPNFAMQFTKGDLDYFIVNTRYIDFINQYNYEKRDVYEQELNIPLALKQQLFENLAQSMLSDERLYQYKFIDNNCTSKVVDVINKSLKAKVITKKVDTDQTYRSILFPYFNNHFYEKLGTSIVFGTKVDQMGTKIFLPFELQKSLQLIQYNNQPLSKANKTILNFEEETPTSLWNNCYTYLFILGFVTLINKKSIDYTYLSIIGLLGLLFVFLGFYSSHQELGYNYNILLFNPTLLLVLYFVLAKNSKWTYKLAFFNIVMMLMYFCFIITKIHLLIVSPVLITNLFVLTRLAIKNKKRIPIII
- a CDS encoding sugar transferase; translation: MSNSKKMHFEISERKLLLRIFDVVFVLLGLYCLGFIPEFNYFQFSLINYYWVIVLAIYISVFGAIFEMYNLQVASNHFQALRSTILTTTSSVICYLLTPIFSPQLPKNRLQLLLFYIVFFIALYAWRMIYVRFLASNRFIQNAVLVCDKDQVEELVSGLESVDPHYRIVGYINSDSDSTSQFELQHVRCIEINDLSSFVAKNGISEIVVASQKTDGITADLYHQLLHLLESGKSIREYTQVYESKTQRIPVQYISRDFYRFFPFSRSNHNKLYLLSIRLSEIVLSLIGLSIGFVLIPIILIGNAFWNKGKLFYTQKRVGKDGVVFKIIKFRTMIKNAEKSGAVFAQINDSRVTKFGKFLRKTRIDEFPQFINILKGDMAVIGPRPERPEFVNKIAEIMPFYETRHIIKPGLTGWAQVNYSYGEKLEDSLIKLQYDLYYIKHRSIYLDLDIAFKTISTILFYRGQ